A genome region from Candidatus Binataceae bacterium includes the following:
- a CDS encoding SGNH/GDSL hydrolase family protein — MLKKLLSAVALVIFGVGLALVVLDVGIRIANRRFPYFYCYDADRGWGLNPGAQGRYTREGGSWLRINQDGFRGPDYPRVKPPGVLRVAVLGDSYVEAMQVEEDQTFTAVVGRMLAECPAIKGRKVEALNFAVDGYGTAQELITLRDKVWAYQPDVVVLAIFLGNDIRNNSVVLEGDRCRPFYVRDGDILRLTGPFITSPSFRLWCEARFDYRDLRLLDLFRNSFELFTHGGGAPTPEHPVERAINYSIYKPPTDRAWSDAWDVTEKLIALTRDETVRHGARFLAVTEDTGIQVWPDPQVRSHFQKHLGVDDLFYPDRRIAALGQREGFDVLTLAQPLQAYADQHHVFLHGFANTPKGFGHWNAIGHEQAGILIARKLCAMLGGGRNNLSYGAAGNH; from the coding sequence ATGCTAAAAAAATTACTCTCCGCAGTCGCGTTGGTTATCTTCGGGGTCGGGCTCGCGCTCGTCGTGCTGGACGTTGGAATCCGCATCGCGAATCGGCGGTTTCCCTACTTCTACTGTTATGACGCCGATCGCGGATGGGGCCTCAATCCCGGCGCGCAGGGACGTTATACGCGCGAGGGCGGCTCGTGGCTCAGGATCAATCAGGACGGCTTCCGCGGCCCGGACTATCCCCGCGTCAAGCCGCCCGGCGTCCTGCGCGTCGCGGTGCTCGGCGATTCCTACGTCGAGGCGATGCAGGTTGAAGAGGACCAGACCTTCACCGCGGTTGTCGGCCGGATGCTCGCCGAATGTCCGGCCATAAAAGGCCGCAAGGTTGAGGCGCTGAATTTCGCTGTCGACGGTTACGGCACCGCGCAGGAATTGATTACTTTGCGCGACAAGGTGTGGGCTTATCAGCCGGATGTCGTCGTGCTAGCGATCTTTCTCGGCAACGACATCCGCAACAATTCGGTCGTGCTTGAAGGCGATCGCTGCCGGCCCTTTTACGTTCGCGACGGCGATATCCTGCGGCTCACCGGCCCCTTCATTACGTCGCCGAGCTTTCGGCTGTGGTGCGAGGCGCGCTTTGACTACCGCGATTTGCGACTGCTTGATTTATTCAGAAACTCTTTTGAGCTCTTCACGCATGGCGGCGGCGCGCCGACTCCCGAGCATCCGGTCGAGCGCGCGATTAATTACAGCATCTACAAACCGCCCACCGATCGGGCCTGGAGTGACGCCTGGGACGTCACCGAGAAGCTAATCGCACTAACCCGCGACGAAACCGTTCGACACGGCGCCAGGTTTCTCGCGGTCACCGAAGACACCGGCATCCAGGTCTGGCCCGATCCGCAGGTGCGCTCGCACTTTCAAAAGCATCTGGGCGTTGACGATCTTTTCTATCCCGATCGGCGCATCGCGGCACTGGGCCAACGTGAAGGTTTCGACGTCTTGACGCTGGCGCAGCCGCTCCAGGCCTATGCCGACCAGCATCACGTCTTCCTTCACGGCTTCGCGAACACGCCCAAGGGCTTCGGCCATTGGAACGCGATCGGCCATGAGCAGGCTGGGATTCTAATCGCGCGCAAGCTTTGCGCGATGCTCGGCGGCGGCCGCAACAACCTGAGCTACGGGGCCGCCGGCAATCACTGA
- a CDS encoding LLM class flavin-dependent oxidoreductase: MVQFGYMPDTHGGPYDQPEPTPERSADFAAQLLDEAAQAERFGFDAVFVPERHARTECMFPSPLPLMAAIAARTSRVKIGTDIMMPPLYNPVHLAQATALIDVLSRGRLILGVGVGYHPDYFAHLGIPFKQREGRFEETLEILQKAWTTTGPFAHHGKYFNFDAIHVTPKPFQRPRPPIWIGAFAPKSVARAGRLADGWSMAPFLDPVESIKAQVSIYREACAKAGKKPYISIFRDGWLASSKEEAERVFGRLWLEEWKFYTKWGMLESGEGAGTPEYYSMDKLRAYGYPIMGNVADWLESLDRWDRLVGGIDSFVLRVRVPLGPAKAQVMECIQRLGEEVLPKFRSR; the protein is encoded by the coding sequence ATGGTTCAATTTGGTTACATGCCCGATACTCACGGCGGTCCTTACGATCAGCCCGAGCCGACACCGGAGCGCAGCGCCGATTTCGCTGCGCAGCTCCTCGACGAGGCGGCGCAGGCCGAGCGTTTCGGCTTCGACGCGGTCTTCGTGCCGGAGCGGCACGCGCGCACCGAGTGCATGTTCCCGAGTCCCCTCCCGCTGATGGCGGCGATCGCGGCGCGCACCAGCCGCGTCAAGATCGGGACCGATATCATGATGCCGCCGCTCTACAATCCGGTGCATCTGGCGCAGGCTACGGCCTTGATCGATGTGCTGTCGCGCGGCCGCCTGATCCTTGGCGTCGGCGTCGGCTACCATCCGGATTATTTTGCCCACCTGGGCATTCCCTTCAAACAGCGTGAAGGGCGATTTGAAGAAACACTTGAGATTTTGCAGAAGGCCTGGACGACCACGGGGCCCTTTGCTCATCACGGGAAATACTTCAACTTCGACGCTATCCACGTGACGCCGAAGCCCTTCCAGCGGCCGCGTCCGCCGATCTGGATCGGGGCCTTCGCGCCGAAGTCGGTGGCACGCGCGGGCCGCCTCGCTGACGGCTGGTCGATGGCGCCGTTTCTCGATCCGGTCGAGAGCATCAAGGCGCAGGTTTCGATCTATCGGGAGGCGTGCGCCAAAGCGGGCAAGAAGCCCTACATCTCGATCTTTCGCGACGGCTGGCTGGCGTCGTCGAAGGAAGAGGCGGAGCGTGTCTTCGGCCGACTCTGGCTGGAGGAATGGAAGTTCTATACGAAGTGGGGAATGCTCGAGAGCGGCGAGGGCGCGGGCACACCGGAGTACTATTCGATGGACAAGCTGCGTGCCTATGGCTATCCGATCATGGGCAACGTGGCGGATTGGCTTGAGTCGCTGGATCGCTGGGATCGGCTAGTCGGCGGAATCGATTCGTTCGTGTTGCGCGTGCGCGTCCCGCTCGGCCCGGCGAAGGCTCAGGTGATGGAGTGCATCCAGCGGCTGGGCGAAGAGGTCCTGCCGAAATTCCGTAGCCGATGA
- a CDS encoding enoyl-CoA hydratase-related protein, with product MANYETVVYETVEDKISRLTLNRPEKLNAMSQKLLGELDGVMSEFESDESASVLIIRGAGRAFCAGYDLQPTQRSGSGFTVHNDRTGLQKMVDRWQRLWALPKPVIAQVHGYCLAGATELAGHCDIVFASDDAQFGHPAGRSLGILPTLSMWPILMGPRKAKEYFFTGDLMGAQEALDWHLVNRVIPRDRLEAETLDYARRVASVPLELLALHKAAVNRYLDVQGFRALEQSSADLDCIAHQTEAAKNFMRASREKGLKEAFGERDRPFKK from the coding sequence ATGGCGAATTACGAAACGGTAGTTTACGAAACGGTCGAGGACAAAATCAGTCGCCTGACGCTCAATCGCCCGGAGAAGCTCAACGCGATGTCGCAAAAGCTGCTCGGCGAGCTCGACGGCGTGATGAGCGAATTCGAGAGCGACGAGAGCGCGAGCGTGCTGATCATTCGCGGGGCCGGACGGGCCTTTTGCGCGGGTTACGACCTCCAGCCGACGCAGCGCTCGGGCTCGGGCTTCACCGTGCATAACGATCGCACCGGACTGCAGAAGATGGTCGATCGCTGGCAGCGCCTATGGGCGTTGCCCAAGCCGGTGATCGCTCAGGTTCACGGCTACTGCCTGGCGGGTGCGACCGAGCTCGCAGGGCATTGCGATATCGTCTTCGCCAGCGACGACGCCCAGTTCGGCCATCCAGCCGGTCGCTCACTGGGGATCCTGCCGACGCTCTCGATGTGGCCGATCCTTATGGGTCCGCGCAAGGCCAAAGAGTATTTCTTTACCGGCGATCTGATGGGCGCGCAGGAGGCGCTCGACTGGCATCTGGTGAATCGCGTAATCCCGCGCGACCGGCTGGAGGCCGAGACGCTCGACTATGCGCGGCGGGTCGCGTCGGTGCCGCTCGAACTTCTGGCCCTGCACAAAGCTGCGGTGAATCGTTATCTCGACGTGCAGGGTTTCCGCGCGTTGGAACAGTCGTCCGCGGACCTTGATTGCATTGCACATCAGACGGAAGCAGCGAAGAACTTTATGCGTGCGAGCCGTGAGAAGGGTCTAAAAGAGGCGTTTGGGGAGCGCGATCGCCCATTCAAGAAGTAG
- a CDS encoding cobalamin-independent methionine synthase II family protein: protein MRHSEDRILTTHAGSLPRPSDLGQMFARASRHEPVDQSALAAAVEAATRDVIRRQHECGIDIGNNGEQPRESFFTYVQHRMSGFGGRSERPRFKDVWEYPTFTARMAAMSAGMSVDLLHAPQALGAVAYRDRAPLEREIADYLRLARAQQSAFVESFMTAPSPGIIASAMLNQHYATLGDYVMALADALRVEYEAIVASGLVLLQIDAPDLAMERHVSYGERPLREFQEFVELVVAGINRALENIPRDRVRLHVCWGNYEGPHHHDVELPDILPILLQAKVDAMLLSMANPRHEHDYHCFERTKLPAGMMLLAGVIDSTTNYVEHPEVVAERLERAARAVGDPQRIIAATDCGFETTVGLSSVAEELVWVKLAALRDGAALASRRLFG, encoded by the coding sequence ATGCGGCACTCGGAAGATCGCATCCTAACCACCCACGCGGGTAGTCTACCCCGCCCAAGCGATCTGGGTCAGATGTTCGCGCGGGCGAGCCGTCACGAGCCGGTTGATCAGTCGGCCCTCGCGGCCGCGGTCGAGGCTGCCACTCGCGACGTTATCCGCCGTCAGCACGAATGCGGGATTGACATCGGCAACAACGGCGAACAGCCGCGCGAAAGCTTTTTCACCTACGTGCAGCATCGCATGAGCGGCTTCGGCGGCCGCAGCGAGCGCCCGCGCTTCAAGGACGTCTGGGAGTATCCGACCTTCACGGCGCGGATGGCGGCGATGAGCGCCGGGATGAGCGTTGACCTGCTGCACGCGCCTCAGGCCCTTGGCGCGGTAGCCTATCGCGATCGCGCGCCGCTCGAGCGGGAAATCGCTGATTACCTGCGGCTGGCGCGAGCGCAGCAGTCGGCCTTCGTTGAATCTTTTATGACCGCGCCGTCGCCCGGGATTATCGCGTCGGCGATGCTGAATCAGCATTATGCGACGCTCGGAGATTATGTGATGGCGCTGGCGGACGCGCTGCGCGTCGAGTATGAAGCGATCGTCGCCAGCGGGCTGGTGCTGCTGCAAATCGACGCGCCGGACCTGGCGATGGAGCGCCACGTCAGCTACGGCGAGCGGCCGTTGCGCGAGTTCCAGGAGTTCGTCGAGCTCGTCGTGGCCGGAATCAACCGCGCGCTCGAAAACATCCCGCGCGACCGCGTGCGCCTGCATGTCTGTTGGGGCAACTACGAGGGGCCGCACCATCACGACGTTGAGCTCCCGGACATCCTGCCGATTCTGTTGCAGGCTAAGGTTGACGCGATGCTGCTGTCGATGGCGAATCCGCGCCACGAGCACGACTACCACTGTTTCGAGCGGACGAAACTACCGGCCGGCATGATGCTGCTGGCGGGCGTGATCGATTCGACCACCAACTATGTCGAGCATCCCGAGGTCGTGGCGGAGCGGCTCGAGCGCGCCGCGCGGGCGGTCGGCGACCCACAGCGCATCATCGCCGCGACGGATTGCGGCTTCGAGACCACGGTCGGGCTGAGCAGCGTCGCCGAAGAGTTGGTCTGGGTGAAGCTGGCGGCGCTGCGCGACGGCGCGGCGCTCGCGTCGCGGCGGTTGTTCGGCTGA
- a CDS encoding sialidase family protein, translating to MVAPAFAQTATDTLDRLDRLAARAHAFEAMPGFDRTRLSSVGRNLAAFADRWEAMRSASAPAPVSGGAGAITASARASSKPASQPSLTQSRYAGFTQSQTSTAWCGDNVLTAFNDTGSQIRTIAGTAGISVVGLSASSDRGARFTYMGTPPPTASFYQSLLGAPTVACADSSTFFYSAIWSDTQANISGVALGKSSDGGATFGVPALAVSKNGWTNLIDHDWLAIDPNNHSAMYLTYADLDFSGTFCGTDPSSRSSIPRYAIELVTSQDGGATWSTPTVIEQVCAGAASPWAAVIGPQVAVGPQGQVYVAYEAAGENGAAATARQIRLAASNNGGVSFGVPTIVAAVTPVGDGADLQGFVRANEFPSLAIGKGPKNPGVVYLAWSNGAVSIADTLTTTASYAFADIEFSSSADGGNTWSAPVRVNNNPKSGSGPLNDQFEPALGADQKGDLAICFYDRRRDPNNFLIDRECAKSTDGGASWSNKRITKQSFGAVVGQDRFVAPDYMGDYDTVATDSTGSEAGFVDSYASNAAGNPNVMCHKE from the coding sequence GTGGTTGCGCCGGCATTCGCGCAAACCGCAACCGATACTCTCGACCGGCTCGATCGGCTGGCCGCGCGCGCCCACGCGTTTGAGGCGATGCCCGGCTTTGATCGCACACGGCTCTCGAGTGTCGGGCGAAATTTGGCCGCCTTCGCCGATCGCTGGGAGGCGATGCGCAGCGCAAGCGCGCCTGCTCCGGTCTCGGGTGGCGCCGGCGCCATCACGGCCAGTGCGCGAGCCTCCAGCAAACCCGCCTCGCAGCCCAGCCTGACGCAGAGCCGCTATGCCGGGTTCACGCAGAGTCAAACCTCGACGGCATGGTGCGGAGATAACGTGCTCACCGCCTTCAACGATACCGGCAGTCAAATCCGCACGATTGCCGGTACCGCGGGAATCAGCGTGGTCGGGCTTTCGGCGTCTTCTGACCGCGGCGCGCGCTTCACTTATATGGGTACGCCGCCTCCCACCGCGAGCTTCTATCAATCGTTACTGGGCGCGCCTACGGTCGCTTGCGCCGACAGCTCGACGTTCTTTTATTCCGCGATCTGGTCGGACACGCAGGCCAACATAAGCGGCGTGGCGTTGGGGAAATCCAGCGACGGCGGCGCTACTTTCGGCGTACCGGCGCTCGCCGTGAGCAAGAATGGCTGGACGAACCTGATCGATCACGATTGGCTCGCGATCGATCCCAATAACCATTCCGCGATGTATCTGACGTACGCCGACCTCGACTTTTCGGGAACCTTCTGCGGAACAGATCCCAGCTCGAGGTCGAGTATCCCGCGCTACGCGATCGAGCTGGTGACGTCACAGGATGGCGGCGCTACCTGGAGCACGCCGACGGTGATCGAGCAGGTCTGCGCCGGCGCGGCCAGTCCGTGGGCGGCGGTCATCGGTCCGCAAGTTGCGGTCGGCCCGCAGGGGCAGGTCTATGTTGCCTACGAGGCCGCAGGCGAGAACGGCGCGGCGGCAACCGCGCGCCAGATCCGGCTCGCGGCCTCGAACAATGGCGGCGTGTCGTTTGGTGTGCCGACGATAGTGGCGGCCGTAACCCCGGTGGGCGACGGCGCCGATCTGCAGGGCTTTGTGCGCGCGAACGAGTTCCCCAGTCTCGCGATCGGCAAAGGGCCGAAAAATCCCGGGGTGGTTTATCTGGCCTGGAGCAACGGCGCCGTGAGCATCGCCGACACTTTGACGACGACGGCTTCGTATGCGTTCGCAGATATCGAGTTCAGCTCGTCAGCGGATGGGGGTAACACCTGGTCCGCGCCGGTCCGCGTCAACAACAATCCCAAGAGCGGCTCCGGGCCGCTAAACGATCAATTCGAACCTGCGCTCGGCGCTGACCAGAAGGGTGATCTCGCGATCTGCTTTTATGATCGCCGGCGCGATCCCAACAATTTCCTGATCGATCGCGAGTGCGCAAAGTCCACCGACGGCGGCGCGTCGTGGAGTAACAAGAGAATCACCAAGCAGAGCTTCGGCGCGGTCGTCGGACAGGATCGTTTCGTCGCGCCCGATTACATGGGCGACTATGACACCGTCGCGACCGACTCAACCGGCAGTGAAGCCGGATTTGTCGATTCCTACGCGAGCAACGCCGCCGGCAATCCCAACGTTATGTGCCACAAAGAGTAG
- a CDS encoding pitrilysin family protein gives MSRRTRIATAVAALIVVFHALPSSALEIKRSVLSNGAVLLVSEQHQLPMVSIAIAFDAGARRDPNGKAGLAALTAAALEQGTKDLSATAFDQKIDFMGSSISIGADHDYAVASMTTLSKYKDTTLHLLAQSLENPGLRDADIARKQADQVAAIKAAQEQPGYVAQVAFLKEIFGDEPYGHPTTGFDDTVAKLTPDDVRGFYHAYYKAGSAVIAITGDVDAAAIKDQLEKELGGIAGKVAEQAPPPAPVVADGIHLKVIDRTVAQANLIVGSGGIARSNPDYYKLQVMNYILGGGGFASRLMKVVRSQGGLAYGVASGFQASKFPGAFLIDLQTKDRSANEALKLVLEQVREIQNSPVGDAEISSAKRYLIGSFPLKIDRQSEITGFMLQVELNGLGLDYAERYPKLIASVTSADVQQVARKYLHPDALDVIAVANQGEAKIAVESFAPHLASASH, from the coding sequence ATGAGCCGTCGTACACGAATTGCCACGGCAGTTGCGGCGCTAATCGTCGTCTTTCATGCGCTGCCGTCGTCGGCGCTCGAAATCAAGCGCAGTGTGCTGAGCAACGGCGCGGTGCTGCTGGTCTCGGAGCAGCACCAGCTACCGATGGTCTCGATCGCGATCGCGTTTGACGCCGGTGCGCGCCGCGATCCCAACGGGAAGGCCGGCTTGGCCGCACTAACCGCGGCGGCGCTCGAACAGGGCACGAAAGACCTCAGCGCGACCGCCTTCGATCAAAAGATCGACTTCATGGGCAGTTCAATCAGCATCGGCGCCGATCACGACTACGCCGTCGCCAGCATGACGACGCTTTCGAAATACAAAGATACGACGCTGCATCTGCTGGCGCAGAGCCTGGAAAATCCGGGGCTGCGCGACGCCGATATTGCGCGCAAGCAGGCGGATCAGGTGGCGGCGATCAAGGCCGCGCAGGAACAGCCGGGCTACGTTGCGCAGGTCGCGTTCCTCAAAGAAATCTTCGGCGATGAACCTTATGGCCATCCGACCACCGGCTTCGACGATACTGTCGCGAAGCTCACGCCCGACGACGTGCGCGGCTTCTATCACGCATATTACAAAGCGGGCAGCGCGGTGATCGCTATCACTGGCGACGTTGACGCCGCCGCGATCAAAGACCAGCTCGAAAAGGAACTCGGCGGCATCGCTGGGAAGGTCGCGGAGCAGGCGCCGCCGCCCGCGCCCGTCGTCGCCGACGGCATTCATCTCAAGGTGATAGATCGCACGGTGGCGCAGGCCAATCTGATCGTCGGCTCCGGCGGTATCGCACGCTCGAACCCGGACTACTACAAGCTGCAGGTGATGAATTATATCCTGGGTGGCGGCGGCTTCGCGTCCCGCCTGATGAAAGTAGTACGCAGCCAAGGCGGCCTCGCCTACGGGGTCGCGAGCGGCTTCCAGGCCTCGAAATTCCCGGGCGCTTTCCTGATCGATCTCCAGACCAAGGATCGGAGCGCGAACGAGGCGCTGAAATTGGTGCTCGAGCAGGTGCGCGAGATTCAGAACAGTCCGGTCGGCGACGCTGAAATCAGTTCGGCGAAGCGCTACCTGATCGGCAGCTTCCCCCTCAAGATCGACCGTCAGAGCGAGATTACCGGCTTCATGCTCCAGGTCGAATTGAATGGGCTCGGCCTCGATTACGCGGAACGCTATCCCAAGCTGATCGCGTCGGTGACAAGCGCGGACGTCCAGCAGGTCGCGCGCAAATATCTCCATCCCGACGCGCTCGACGTCATCGCTGTCGCCAATCAGGGCGAGGCGAAGATCGCGGTGGAGAGCTTCGCTCCACACTTGGCCTCCGCGAGCCATTGA
- a CDS encoding pitrilysin family protein, producing MKIKILFGCRFFPASTMSVAILWLALAASARAGVADAVKYAKLPNGLQVLVLENHKAPVATLNVFYRVGSRNEVTGKTGISHLCEHLMFRGTKKYGPEEFSNIIQENGGDDNAFTTEDFTDYFEVINRDHLDVPIKLEADRMANFAPQGFDSEKSVVMEERRLRTEDNPEDALAEMTQAAAFVEHPYHWPVIGWMHDIQGLTLQDALAYHSIYYSPQNAIVVAVGDFDGNQVMKQITDAFGAIHNGVKPPPIDELEPPQDGERRVVLRHAANLPAIAAAWHAPNYQNATDAYALEIAGEILGDGKSSRLYKDLVMDKQMVESADVEYEMTSFDPNLLWVSAQMRPGIKSDDVIAELDRQLALIRDQPVSADELQKAKNLEEAGFVFAQDSVFEQASQLGLYQMLGSYKMVDQYLAQIDKVTATDVQRVAKQYLVDTNRTLGVLVPTGVLPHEAGGGIGGPVHNQIGIDGEQR from the coding sequence ATGAAAATAAAAATTCTTTTCGGGTGCCGATTCTTTCCGGCGTCAACAATGTCCGTCGCGATCCTTTGGTTGGCGCTCGCCGCGAGCGCGCGGGCGGGCGTCGCCGACGCCGTCAAATATGCGAAGCTGCCGAACGGACTCCAGGTGCTCGTGCTGGAAAACCACAAGGCCCCGGTCGCGACGCTCAACGTTTTCTACCGCGTCGGCTCGCGCAACGAGGTCACCGGCAAGACCGGCATCTCCCATCTGTGCGAGCATCTGATGTTCCGCGGCACCAAAAAGTACGGCCCCGAGGAGTTCTCGAACATTATCCAGGAGAATGGCGGCGACGATAACGCCTTCACGACCGAGGATTTCACCGACTATTTCGAGGTTATCAACCGCGACCATCTCGACGTTCCGATCAAGCTCGAAGCCGACCGCATGGCGAATTTTGCGCCGCAGGGGTTTGATTCGGAAAAATCGGTCGTGATGGAAGAACGCCGACTGCGCACCGAGGACAACCCCGAGGACGCGCTCGCCGAGATGACGCAGGCGGCCGCCTTTGTCGAGCATCCCTATCACTGGCCGGTGATTGGCTGGATGCACGACATCCAGGGCCTGACACTACAGGACGCGCTCGCCTACCACTCGATCTATTATTCGCCGCAAAACGCGATCGTGGTGGCGGTCGGCGACTTCGACGGTAATCAGGTGATGAAGCAGATCACTGATGCCTTCGGCGCTATCCATAATGGCGTCAAGCCGCCGCCGATCGACGAGCTCGAGCCGCCGCAGGACGGCGAGCGCCGCGTCGTGCTGCGACACGCGGCCAATCTGCCGGCCATCGCCGCCGCCTGGCACGCGCCCAACTACCAGAATGCGACGGACGCTTATGCCCTGGAAATTGCCGGCGAAATCCTCGGCGACGGCAAGAGCTCGCGGCTCTACAAGGACCTCGTGATGGACAAGCAGATGGTCGAAAGCGCCGACGTCGAATACGAGATGACCTCGTTCGATCCCAACCTGCTCTGGGTGTCCGCGCAGATGCGGCCCGGCATCAAGAGCGACGATGTGATCGCGGAGCTTGATCGCCAGCTCGCGCTGATACGCGATCAGCCGGTCTCGGCAGATGAACTGCAGAAAGCCAAGAACCTCGAAGAGGCGGGCTTCGTCTTCGCCCAGGATTCCGTTTTCGAGCAGGCCTCGCAACTCGGTCTCTACCAGATGCTCGGAAGTTACAAGATGGTGGATCAATACCTCGCGCAAATCGACAAAGTCACCGCCACGGACGTTCAGCGCGTCGCCAAACAGTATCTGGTCGATACCAACCGCACGCTCGGCGTGCTCGTCCCGACCGGTGTGCTGCCGCACGAGGCGGGCGGCGGGATCGGCGGCCCGGTCCATAACCAGATTGGGATCGATGGGGAGCAGCGATGA
- a CDS encoding VWA domain-containing protein, producing MAIESTDSHELFRVKGMLTKFMRMLFPLEFRIDSLPNTGPVLPFHYPLMPGEMIYLPDMITGIGDDKMARDYYVLTASHLAARHEFGTFTFRLADIPGFEERGETGVEALDGYVSSFDDPGLAGALMRLCESARIDVELARRYRGLAPRITRMNAALAEHLRPFALSTMLVRASLGLGVITADPSNSFIRRAGEFFSPLREEGATVTQSALATGAMYGWLQAMFAAAMAAGDTDSLGEGATNMRDDLLGTLRGAESGDEAMGGDDVGDAGGETDQQNMLDASGRTSKGKGSRPLSPEEIRKLIEAGVKLKPAEAGGGAEGEGMYLTQLKNKEAQELDLMREQLGEIGNIPGAGRLMLGRNRSQDSYYAYDEWDYVAADYRRNWCHLREIAVDGDGGDFFERTLIQYAEMLPQVRRNFQRIRPASYRMVRGLEDGDELDFDRMIESRVMRRMGEIPDGRVYKARKKEARDVATLFLLDMSASTDEPIHRDPPRAAADGAGADDDWSKAWQHRPDQPQRPRRIIDVNKEALVIMAQALEEIGDAYAIMGFSGHGRDNVEFYVIKEFDHELSDEVKARVGAVEPKRSTRMGAAIRHVREKFKDVASRAKHVILLSDGFPQDFDYGHDRRSNAYGIQDTMVALKELEMAGVLPFCITVDRTGHDYLRQMCAPSRYLVIEDITSLPRQLPKVYEQVVRW from the coding sequence ATGGCCATTGAATCGACCGACAGTCACGAGCTTTTTCGCGTCAAAGGGATGCTGACGAAGTTCATGCGGATGCTCTTCCCGCTGGAGTTCCGCATCGACTCGCTGCCCAATACCGGTCCCGTCCTGCCGTTCCATTATCCGCTGATGCCGGGCGAGATGATCTATCTGCCGGACATGATTACCGGAATCGGCGACGACAAGATGGCGCGCGATTATTATGTGTTGACGGCAAGCCATCTTGCGGCGCGGCATGAGTTCGGCACCTTCACGTTCCGCCTCGCCGATATCCCCGGCTTCGAGGAGCGCGGCGAGACCGGCGTCGAGGCGCTCGACGGCTATGTCTCCTCATTCGACGATCCGGGGCTGGCGGGCGCGCTGATGCGTCTGTGCGAGTCGGCGCGGATCGATGTCGAATTGGCGCGGCGTTACCGCGGCCTCGCGCCGCGCATCACGCGGATGAATGCCGCGCTGGCCGAGCATCTGCGCCCCTTCGCGCTCAGCACGATGCTGGTGCGGGCGTCGCTCGGACTCGGCGTGATAACCGCGGATCCCTCGAACAGCTTTATCCGTCGCGCTGGGGAATTTTTCTCGCCTCTGCGCGAAGAGGGTGCGACCGTGACTCAAAGTGCGCTCGCCACCGGCGCAATGTACGGCTGGCTGCAAGCGATGTTCGCGGCGGCGATGGCGGCGGGCGACACCGACTCGCTCGGCGAGGGCGCCACGAACATGCGTGACGATCTCCTCGGCACCTTGCGCGGCGCGGAGAGCGGCGACGAGGCGATGGGCGGCGACGACGTCGGCGATGCCGGCGGTGAGACCGACCAGCAGAACATGCTCGACGCCTCGGGCCGCACGTCGAAGGGCAAGGGCAGCCGCCCGCTTTCCCCCGAAGAAATCCGCAAACTGATCGAGGCGGGCGTCAAGCTCAAACCGGCCGAGGCCGGCGGCGGCGCCGAGGGTGAAGGCATGTACCTCACCCAGCTCAAGAACAAGGAGGCGCAGGAGCTCGATCTGATGCGCGAGCAGCTCGGCGAGATCGGCAACATCCCGGGCGCCGGCCGCCTGATGCTCGGCCGCAATCGCAGTCAGGATTCCTACTACGCCTACGACGAATGGGACTATGTCGCCGCGGATTACCGCCGCAACTGGTGCCATCTGCGCGAGATTGCGGTCGACGGCGACGGCGGTGATTTCTTCGAGCGCACGCTGATCCAGTATGCCGAGATGCTGCCCCAGGTGCGGCGCAACTTCCAGCGCATCCGGCCCGCATCCTACCGGATGGTGCGCGGCCTCGAGGACGGCGACGAACTCGATTTCGACCGCATGATCGAATCGCGCGTGATGCGCCGGATGGGCGAAATTCCCGACGGCCGCGTCTACAAGGCGCGCAAGAAAGAGGCGCGCGACGTCGCGACGCTTTTCCTGCTCGACATGTCAGCCTCGACCGACGAGCCCATCCATCGCGATCCGCCCCGCGCTGCCGCCGACGGCGCCGGCGCCGACGACGACTGGAGCAAAGCCTGGCAGCATCGCCCCGATCAGCCGCAGCGGCCGCGCCGCATCATCGACGTCAACAAGGAGGCGCTGGTGATTATGGCGCAGGCGCTCGAAGAGATTGGCGACGCCTACGCGATCATGGGCTTCTCGGGCCACGGCCGCGACAACGTCGAGTTTTACGTCATCAAGGAATTCGATCATGAGCTCTCGGACGAGGTTAAGGCCCGCGTCGGCGCGGTCGAGCCCAAGCGCTCGACTCGCATGGGCGCTGCGATTCGCCACGTCCGTGAGAAATTCAAGGACGTCGCCTCGCGCGCCAAGCATGTCATCCTGCTGAGCGACGGCTTCCCGCAGGATTTCGATTACGGCCACGATCGCCGCTCGAACGCCTACGGCATCCAGGACACGATGGTAGCGCTGAAGGAACTCGAGATGGCGGGCGTGCTGCCGTTTTGCATCACGGTCGATCGCACCGGCCACGATTACCTGCGGCAGATGTGCGCGCCCTCGCGCTATCTCGTGATCGAGGACATCACCTCGCTCCCGCGCCAACTGCCCAAGGTCTACGAGCAAGTCGTCCGCTGGTAA